ACTGAATATTATTTGCTCGACAGTTCCGGGAAAGTTTTCCTCACGCCGCAAACAGAATTATTGGGCGCAGAATCACCCGGTTTAGCTAAATTAATCGCAACAAACCCAATCAACAATTTTACCACAATTCACACAATTAATCAACAGCCAAAACTGATTAGTTATGTGCCATCAGGTAAACTGGAGGGCTTACCTGATTTAAACTGGCAATTACTTTTAACTACAGATACAGCCATTGCATTTGCGCCTCAAAAACAATTGTGGCAAACAATAGCGATCGCTACAGTACTATTAGCATTAATTGCAGGTGCGATCGCCCTTTGGTTAGCCAAACTTACTACCCAACCAATTTTAAATGGGGCTGAGGCTTTATCAAGGCTGGCTCAAGGTGAATTTAATATCCGTTGGCATACCAGCAGAGAAGATGAGGTAAAAGTAATCAGTGACAAGTTTAATCAAATAGCCCTGCAATTACAAGTTTTAAAACAACAAACAGTCAGGAATACAGGGGAAACAGTTTCTGAGCAAACACTACAAATACAACTTTTAGAACTACTCAATCAAGTAGAAGGTGCTGCTAGAGGTGATTTGACAGTACGTGCAGAAGTGACAGATGGCGAAATTGGCACTGTGTCCGACTTTTTTAACTCCATTGTGGAAAACCTCCGAGATATTGTCACCCAAGTGAAACAAACCGCCACCCAAGTAAATAGCGCCATTGGGGCTGAGGAAGCAGCTATCCGCCAACTAGCAGAGGATGCAATTACCCAAGCTGCGGAAATCAACCGCACCCTAGACGCTGTTGATAAAATGACTGATTTCATGGAAAATGTCGCCGAAAACGCCCAAAAAGCGGCAATTATTGCCAATAGTGCAGCCCACACTGCTACTAAAAGTGGACAAGCAATGGATTTGACAGTACAGAATATTCTGGGTTTACGGGAAACCGTGGATGACACTGCGAAGAAAGTTAAACGCCTGGGAGAATCTTCTCAACAAATTTCGCGTGTGGTGTCCTTAATTAACCAAATCGCCACCCACACCAACTTACTCGCCATCAACGCCGGTATTCAAGCCGCCCGCGCCGGGGAAGAAGGAGAAGGCTTTGCTGTAGTTGCGGAAGAAGTGGCGGAGTTAGCCGTGCGTAGTGCTTCAGCTACCCAAGAAATTGAGCAAATTGTCCAGAATATTCAAAGAGAAACCAGCGAACTGGCGCAAGCTATGGAAATAGGGACTTCTCAAGTTGTGGAAGGTACTCAGGTGGTTGAGGAGGCGAAGCAAAGCCTGAGACAAATTTTGGATGTATCCCAACAAATAAATTTTTTGCTACAGTCAATTTCTACTGCAACTGCATCTCAGTTACAAACATCCCAAGCTGTTAATGAATTGATGCAAGATATTGCTGCTATTTCACAACGTACCAGCGATTCTTCATGTGTAGTTTCTGAATCTCTGCATCAAACTGTGGAGATTTCCCAGCAGTTACAAGAAACTGTGGAAACTTTCAAAGTTAGTTAAGCCAGTTATTCGCCATTTATTAGTTATTAAGGAGTAATTAGGGAGTTCCAATTAATCACTTTAGATAAGAAAAATCAGGAAGAAAAGAAGAAACAAGTTGTAACTAATTAGGACTTACGCAAGAACTCTCTAAAACCTTCTTAACTTCGTGTTCTTCTCCCTTGGCGCTAGCCTCTCCCTTTGGGAGAAGGGGAGACGCTTCGCGGTAAGCGAAGCTATGCCGAAGGCTTTACGTGGTTCGTTTTTCCATAATTTTGCATAAATCCTGCTAATAACTAATAAATAATCAAACTATGTCTAAAGATAAAGAACTGGAAATCCAGATGCAATTTCTGGAGGAAGCGAGAGATTACCTGAATACCCTAGAAGCGGTGTTGCTGGAAATTGACAATACGAACCGAATCGATTTAGATAGAATTAACGCTGCACTTCGCGCCGCGCATTCGATCAAAGGTGGCGCTGGAATGATGGGATTTCGGACACTCAGTGATTTAGCGCACCGTCTGGAAGATTCTTTTAAAGTCTTAAAAACCCGAAAAAATTCTCGCGAGCTTGATACGCATTTACCAAGTTTACTACTTTCTGGAGTTGACTGGCTGCGGCAGATACTAGAATCCTTATCACAAGGACATGAAATTGAAGAGCAGTATTTAAGTAGCTTTTGTTATCCAGTATTTGACGAACTGCGCGATCGCCTGGGTGAACCTACCCCTGAAGATGCTTTCACGATGTTATCCCCAGAAGATGGACAAGATATTGTCCCGATGCTGTTTGAAACCGAAGTGGAAGGATGTTTGCAGCGTCTAGAGTCGATATTAGCCGATAGCGCTCACCCTGGCTTACAAGAAGAAGTCGTGATTATGGCGGCTGAATTGGGCGGTTTGGGGGAAATGTTGCAATTAACTGCCTTTACGAGTCTTTGTGAATCTATAGAACATCATATAGGTAATGCTAACAGCGATCGCCTTCGGGAAATTGCTCAATTAGCATTGCAAACATGGCGGCGATCGCAAGCTTTGATATTAACAAATCAACGAGATAGTTTACCCACACAACTTGATTTAGATACACCATTTAATTATATCACAAGTCCACCACAGACAACAACATCTGCAAGAGCCGAATTTCTGGAAGATACAGAACCTACAGATGATTTCACATCTGTGGACATTCCCGCAGAAAATCCCGTAATTTCTCCAGAAAATTCCCCCACAGATGAGCAAATTAATCTTGGTAAAGATTGGGAAAACTCAGAAAATACTGTGCGAGTTCCTAGTAAAAAATTGGAGGAAATTAATGATCTATTTGGGGAATTGACCGTCCAACGCAATGGGTTAAATTCTCAAATAGAAAAATTACGAAACCTCGTGCGTAACCTCAATCAGCGAGTGCAAACACTCGACCGAGAAAACTATGAATTACGTACAGCATACGCTAAAATTACCAAGACAGCTGGCGGGAAGTTTCTAGAATCAAACAATGTCGAAAATCTACCAGAATCTGATACATTAGAAGGGGATGGACATCAGAAATTAAACGTGCGATCGCAGGAAGTGATGGAAACCATCGTCCAAGTGCAAGAAATTACAAGCGATATTCAATTAAGCATTGAAGATACAGACCAAATAACTCGTAAACTGAATAAAACATCCAAACAATTACAAACCAAACTTACACATATTCGGTTGCGTCCATTCTCCGATTTAATCGAGCGTTTTCCTAGAGCCTTGCGTGACCTAAATATCGAGTATGGTAAAAACGTTCATTTACAAGTTGAAGGTAAAAAGATATTAATTGAACGCAGCATTTTAGAAGCTTTAAATGAGCCGATAATGCACTTATTAAGAAATGCCTTTGATCATGGTATCGAAGACCCTGTGACGCGCCGCCAATTGGGTAAACCAGAACAAGGATTAATTGAAATTACAGCTACCCACAGCAGTAATCGGACAATCATTACTATGCGTGATGATGGTCGAGGAATTTCATTAGAAAAAATTCGCTCCCGTGCTGTAACTATGGGTTTAGATGCTGCTTTAGTCGCAAATGCTAGCGAAGAAGAACTATTATCACTAATTTTTGAACCAGGATTTACAACTTCCGACCAAGTAACCGCTTTATCAGGTCGTGGTGTCGGAATGGATGTAGTGCGTAATAACCTGAAATCAGTTCGCGGAGATATTACAGTCAACACCGAATTAGGAGTTGGTACTACCTTTACTTTGTCAGTACCATTTACACTTTCCGTAGCGCGAGTTCTGCTAGTAGAAAGCAATAAAATGTTATTAGCATTTCCCACAGAAGTCGTTTCCGAAATATTTTTACTACCAAACGAACAAGTATTTTCAGTAGCAGATAATGAAGTAATTAATTGGCAAGATGCGACAATACCACTAATTCGCCTTGGTCGCTACTTCCAGTTTAATTGTCCCCGCTACGATAACCCAGAACTAGAAACTCGCCCCGCCATAGATGCTAGCAGCGTCTTAATAGTTAAAGGGAATAATCAGACAGTCGCCATTCAAGTAGACCGTTGCTGGGGTGAACAAGAAGTAGCCATCCGCCAAGTCGAGAGTAATATACCTTTACCCGCAGGTTTTAATAACTGCACAATTCTCGGTGATGGTCGAGTATTAGCATTAGTTAACACCAACGATTTACTCTATTGGATTGCTACCAATCAGCGTCCGCCTCAACACAATCAATTACCATCAGTCAGGTTAAAAACCCCCTTTATTGACTTTAAAAACAACAAACTACCAGCGCCACCCACTAATCACAAAAACACAATTTTAATCATTGATGACTCCATTAATGTCCGCCGCTTCTTAGCTCTAACTCTTGAAAAAGGAGGATATCAAGTAGAACAAGCTAAAGACGGTCAAGATGCCTTAGAAAAACTAGAAAGTGGTTTAAAAGTTGCGGCCATAATTTGTGATATTGAAATGCCTCGCCTGGATGGTTACGGCTTCTTAGGTCGCATTAACTCTAATATTGAAATGAAACATATCCCAGTTACTATGCTGACATCTCGTAGTAGTAACAAACATCGCCAATTAGCCATGCAATTAGGAGCGCAGGCGTATTTTTCTAAACCTTACAACGAGCAAGAATTATTACAAACCATCGCAGAACTTATTGATAATGTTCCCAACACAGCAACATCTAATTAAGCAAAAAGCTGTGGGTAATTAGCGTAAACAAGGGCGGGCATCTTTGCCCACCCCACAACAGTTATAAGATTAAAATGTGTACTTTATTCAGTGGGAAAGTGCTGTATAAATTAACTAAAAACTAAGCCTCGACTTTTACACCTTTCCAGAAAGCAACATAACCTTCAAAATTTTTAGCCCTCTCCTTGGTACTGGGATAGTACCACGCTGCATCTTTGTTGGTTTGTCCATCAACTTCGATAGTGTAATAGCTAGCAACACCTTTCCAAGGACAAGTAGTGTGGGTGTTACTTTCTTGGAAGTATTCCTTTTTAATAGCGTCGGCTGGAAAATAATGGTTATTTTCTACAACAATGGTGTTATCACTTTCGGCTAACACAGTACCATTCCAAATAGCTTTCGGCATAAGTGACTTTGCAAATAAAGTTTACATCTAATATTTTGACACTCCACAGGCTGAAGCCACGGTATTTCTCAAAAATTCAACCTGACGGCTTAAGTAGCGGTAGGTAAACTGTATTAGTTGTTATACATTCTTAATGTCATGAAAACATTAATTTTCTGCACTCTTTTATTGGGACTGGGTAATTGCTTTCCAGCCAATAGCACCAATAATGACAATAATCAAGTCATTTCCAGCAATCCTACTAGCGAAAAGCCAGAATTTAGGGCTTTCGGTACTGAACCATTTTGGCGCGTCGATGTTACCAAAAATGAAATTGTCTATTCTTCATTAGGAACCGACGAAAAGCTGACTTTCCCATACGTCTCACCATTATCGGCTGATGGACGCACCCCCTCAACAGTCTGTTAGGATCTGTTTTACTTGTTCTTGGTATTGTGCGATCGCACTATCTGACAAATAGCAATCTTGTAATGTTTTTCTAATGGCCGACTCATCTAAGTTTTCTCCCCAGACTTCTAAACCACTCAAACGCTGCGGTCTTGCTTCTAAGTGACGTGGTAAGTCTAATTCCAAAAAATCTGTTGTCGGTACACCCGCGACAAAATCGGCGTATAATGCCCTACCATCAGCAACATCAAAAATTGCCTTTGCACGGCTGACTTGACCATAAGCACCGTGAGATAGTTCATACCAAAACTCATTTAAACTGTCTTCGTCGATAACTTGACCATTGGTAGGCGATCGCCAAATCTGATTTTGAGTAATACTAGTCTCAATATCCAGCCCTTTGACAATTTTCTCAGCCCAGGCGTGATATTCCGAATCTTTCAGTTGTGACGGTAAAACTGCAACAGACTGATATGGGACATTTCCGACTATTTGCTCAATTGTTCTTAGTTCTAAGTAAAATCCTAGTTCTATATAAATATTCTCCGCCCCTGCTAGCTGGTTGAGAAATTCTACTTCTTGGCTTCTTGGCCATCACTAAAAACTTTCACCTCTGGAAACTCTGAACTCAGGCGTATCTGGTCAATGGGGACATTACCAGTTCCAGGACTAAAATAAATTACATTTTCCGCAGAAGCAGCATTACGTAGGTGTTGGCAAATCCAGGTGGTTTTACCACAGCCAGCAGGGCCAGCAACAACAGTAATCATCGGTATACTCATAATTAAATGATAATCATTTTCATAGCACTTGTAACGATGAATCATTCTAAAATCTAAAATTGAGCCACCAGAAATGCCAAGATAGATTTAGGTATTTCAGGAGGTCTTATGTCTCTCACTGTCCAAGACTTAGAGAAAATCCAAGCAACTCATCCTGACTATCGCATGGAATTGGTAGACGGGAACGTAGTTGTTATGAGTCCATCAGGTTACGAATCCGAAGAAGTAGGAACTGAGTTTGCAGCGCTGCTGAGGAATTGGGTAAGACCGCGCCAGTTAGGACGTGTAGCTGGTTCCAGTGCTGGCTTTAGATTACCTAACAAAGATTTACGCGCTCCCGATGTATCATTTATCCGAGCAGATAGGCTCAAACGTTCTACAGAAGATTATGCCGAACTGCTGCCTGATTTAGTCGTTGAGGTGAAATCTAAGACCGATTCCTTAGATAAACTGCGGGAAAAAATTCAAGAATTTATCAGCCTGGGGACTCAAATCGGCATTTTGATTGACCCTAGAACCAGAACTATGGAAGTTTACCTACTTAGTGAGAAAATAGTATTACAAAATAATGATGTGCTGACCCTACCCGACTTACTTCCCGGTTGGGAAGTGAACATTGCCGAAATTTGGTCGCCAGTGTTCGAGTAAAGGAATTCCAAATAAAAGAACACTCAACCACTTAACACAAAAAACCTCTCAAACCCTCTTAACTCCGTGTCCTCTGTGCCTCTGTGGTTCGTTTCTTCCTTCAATTTATTTCTAGGAAATCCCGAACCCGCAGCCGAAATTACAAATTAAAAATTACCAAACCATGACAAATCAAGCTCTTATCCCAGTTATTGTAAACGGTGCAGCCGGCAAAATGGGTCGCGAAGTAATTAAAGCCGTAGCCCAAGCACCAGATTTAAACTTAGTAGCTGCAATTGACACCAGTCCAGAAAATCAAGACCAAGATGCTGGAGAATTGGCAGGTTTAAGCGAACCCTTAGAAGTGCCAATTACCAACCAATTTGAAGCCATGCTGGGTTATGTAGCTGGCGATAGAAACTCTCCTCCAGGGGTAATGGTAGACTTTACCCACCCTGATGGAGTTTATGATAACGTGCGGAGTGCGATCGCCTATGGGATTCGTCCAGTCGTTGGAACTACAGGCTTAAGTCCAGAACAACTGCAAGACTTAGCCGACTTTGCCGAAAAAGCGAGTACAGGTTGTTTAATTATTCCCAACTTTTCCATTGGAATGGTACTTTTACAGCAAGCCGCAGTCACAGCTTCCCAATATTTCCACCATGTAGAAATTATTGAACTCCACCACAACCAAAAAGCCGATGCGCCCAGTGGGACGGCGATTCAAACCGCACAATTACTAGGAGAACTTGGTAAACCTTTTAACACAGCTATTGTCGAAGAGACAGAAAAAATCCCAGGAGCCAGGGGTAGTTTAGCAGAAGAAGGCATTAGAATTCATAGTGTGCGCCTGCCGGGACTGATAGCCCATCAAGAAGTTATTTTTGGCGCACCAGGTCAAATTTATACATTAAGACATGATACAAGCGATCGCTCCTGTTATATGCCAGGAGTCCTGCTAGCAATTCGCAAAGTCTCGCAGCTAAAGTCCTTAGTGTATGGATTAGAAAAAATACTTTAACTGGCAAACTCAGCAATTATAGCAACCGCCAAGGAGGTTAAGACATAAACGGATAATTAAACTTAGACACCAAAAGGGTTTTAACCCA
The window above is part of the Nodularia spumigena CCY9414 genome. Proteins encoded here:
- a CDS encoding Uma2 family endonuclease gives rise to the protein MSLTVQDLEKIQATHPDYRMELVDGNVVVMSPSGYESEEVGTEFAALLRNWVRPRQLGRVAGSSAGFRLPNKDLRAPDVSFIRADRLKRSTEDYAELLPDLVVEVKSKTDSLDKLREKIQEFISLGTQIGILIDPRTRTMEVYLLSEKIVLQNNDVLTLPDLLPGWEVNIAEIWSPVFE
- the dapB gene encoding 4-hydroxy-tetrahydrodipicolinate reductase, coding for MTNQALIPVIVNGAAGKMGREVIKAVAQAPDLNLVAAIDTSPENQDQDAGELAGLSEPLEVPITNQFEAMLGYVAGDRNSPPGVMVDFTHPDGVYDNVRSAIAYGIRPVVGTTGLSPEQLQDLADFAEKASTGCLIIPNFSIGMVLLQQAAVTASQYFHHVEIIELHHNQKADAPSGTAIQTAQLLGELGKPFNTAIVEETEKIPGARGSLAEEGIRIHSVRLPGLIAHQEVIFGAPGQIYTLRHDTSDRSCYMPGVLLAIRKVSQLKSLVYGLEKIL
- a CDS encoding methyl-accepting chemotaxis protein — its product is MLSKYNKNTANNYHRNYVVGYFQGLSLIKKTAILAIAMTTLPIFGMGAIAYSLAHKSVTRQMNQSHAATATRLAEQINRLMLGRYADIQIIAKSPFFTNSRVNRNTTNSQKQAFLDNFVKTHKAYSSIAIFEPAGNLIVQSTDANLDNGKNAEDFEGILAKDAAVISQPEKSVINITAPIKDAFTEKPIAVVSARMSVKSLEEVMKNYTANGTEYYLLDSSGKVFLTPQTELLGAESPGLAKLIATNPINNFTTIHTINQQPKLISYVPSGKLEGLPDLNWQLLLTTDTAIAFAPQKQLWQTIAIATVLLALIAGAIALWLAKLTTQPILNGAEALSRLAQGEFNIRWHTSREDEVKVISDKFNQIALQLQVLKQQTVRNTGETVSEQTLQIQLLELLNQVEGAARGDLTVRAEVTDGEIGTVSDFFNSIVENLRDIVTQVKQTATQVNSAIGAEEAAIRQLAEDAITQAAEINRTLDAVDKMTDFMENVAENAQKAAIIANSAAHTATKSGQAMDLTVQNILGLRETVDDTAKKVKRLGESSQQISRVVSLINQIATHTNLLAINAGIQAARAGEEGEGFAVVAEEVAELAVRSASATQEIEQIVQNIQRETSELAQAMEIGTSQVVEGTQVVEEAKQSLRQILDVSQQINFLLQSISTATASQLQTSQAVNELMQDIAAISQRTSDSSCVVSESLHQTVEISQQLQETVETFKVS
- a CDS encoding DUF427 domain-containing protein — protein: MPKAIWNGTVLAESDNTIVVENNHYFPADAIKKEYFQESNTHTTCPWKGVASYYTIEVDGQTNKDAAWYYPSTKERAKNFEGYVAFWKGVKVEA
- a CDS encoding hybrid sensor histidine kinase/response regulator produces the protein MSKDKELEIQMQFLEEARDYLNTLEAVLLEIDNTNRIDLDRINAALRAAHSIKGGAGMMGFRTLSDLAHRLEDSFKVLKTRKNSRELDTHLPSLLLSGVDWLRQILESLSQGHEIEEQYLSSFCYPVFDELRDRLGEPTPEDAFTMLSPEDGQDIVPMLFETEVEGCLQRLESILADSAHPGLQEEVVIMAAELGGLGEMLQLTAFTSLCESIEHHIGNANSDRLREIAQLALQTWRRSQALILTNQRDSLPTQLDLDTPFNYITSPPQTTTSARAEFLEDTEPTDDFTSVDIPAENPVISPENSPTDEQINLGKDWENSENTVRVPSKKLEEINDLFGELTVQRNGLNSQIEKLRNLVRNLNQRVQTLDRENYELRTAYAKITKTAGGKFLESNNVENLPESDTLEGDGHQKLNVRSQEVMETIVQVQEITSDIQLSIEDTDQITRKLNKTSKQLQTKLTHIRLRPFSDLIERFPRALRDLNIEYGKNVHLQVEGKKILIERSILEALNEPIMHLLRNAFDHGIEDPVTRRQLGKPEQGLIEITATHSSNRTIITMRDDGRGISLEKIRSRAVTMGLDAALVANASEEELLSLIFEPGFTTSDQVTALSGRGVGMDVVRNNLKSVRGDITVNTELGVGTTFTLSVPFTLSVARVLLVESNKMLLAFPTEVVSEIFLLPNEQVFSVADNEVINWQDATIPLIRLGRYFQFNCPRYDNPELETRPAIDASSVLIVKGNNQTVAIQVDRCWGEQEVAIRQVESNIPLPAGFNNCTILGDGRVLALVNTNDLLYWIATNQRPPQHNQLPSVRLKTPFIDFKNNKLPAPPTNHKNTILIIDDSINVRRFLALTLEKGGYQVEQAKDGQDALEKLESGLKVAAIICDIEMPRLDGYGFLGRINSNIEMKHIPVTMLTSRSSNKHRQLAMQLGAQAYFSKPYNEQELLQTIAELIDNVPNTATSN